In Taeniopygia guttata chromosome 2, bTaeGut7.mat, whole genome shotgun sequence, one genomic interval encodes:
- the LOC140682501 gene encoding uncharacterized protein codes for MYCPGSFFFLLTACLIAPSFGSRQGNSHQCFQSVPWSEVLQKIEQLNKRGFSLECEEVSSEDLCFPEQMLKAVKYDNAAIVHIVHEIAEFFKRADTPFQNKDTFLREMYETHAQLKTCLKPRRNISHESIVRDCFNKMEEFVAKSNDHCIWQEIHAHSREILQRIENYSFKRRAKH; via the exons ATGTATTGCCCTGGGAGCTTCTTCTTCCTCTTAACTGCCTGCCTTATTGCTCCATCCTTTGGTAGCCGCCAGGGCAACAGCCACCAGTGCTTCCAAAGTGTGCCGTGGAGTGAGGTTTTACAGAAGATTGAGCAACTG AACAAAAGAGGCTTTTCCTTGGAGTGTGAGGAAGTGAGCAGTGAAGATTTGTGTTTCCCTGAGCAGATGCTGAAAGCA GTTAAATATGATAATGCAGCCATTGTTCACATAGTGCATGAAATTGCTGAGTTTTTCAAGAGAGCAGACACTCCTTTTCAAAATAAGGACACTTTTCTAAGAGAAATGTATGAGACTCATGCTCAGCTCAAGACATGT ctgAAGCCCAGACGTAACATCAGCCATGAGTCTATAGTGAGAGACTGCTTCAATAAAATGGAGGAATTTGTGGCCAAG tcaAATGACCACTGCATTTGGCAAGAGATCCATGCACATTCCAGAGAGATACTCCAAAGAATTGAAAACTACTCTTTCAAGAGAAGAGCAAAGCATTAG